Proteins encoded within one genomic window of Bacillus sp. 1NLA3E:
- a CDS encoding TrmH family RNA methyltransferase, whose protein sequence is MKHIHSVKNPQIKEWKKLLTKKERDKTGTFLIEGFHLVEEALKKEDVVLELIVDEQVELPAKWNYGSIPLTLVTVEVIKSLSDTETPQGVIAICRQEQEKNTDIIKKTYLLIDSVQDPGNMGTMIRTADAAGIDAVIVGNGSVDIYNPKVLRSAQGSHFHLPIVTGDLANWIDKLSMENIPVYGTSLENGQILTNVSPTESFALIVGNEGNGVSQQLLEKTTENLYIPILGQSESLNVAVATGILLYFLKKVL, encoded by the coding sequence GTGAAGCACATTCACTCTGTTAAAAACCCACAAATTAAAGAATGGAAAAAGCTCTTAACGAAAAAGGAACGCGATAAAACGGGCACCTTTTTAATAGAAGGTTTTCATCTAGTTGAAGAAGCATTGAAAAAGGAAGATGTGGTCCTGGAATTAATCGTGGACGAGCAGGTTGAACTTCCTGCAAAATGGAATTACGGATCAATTCCGTTAACGCTTGTGACCGTTGAAGTGATTAAGTCATTGTCGGATACCGAAACACCACAAGGGGTCATCGCCATTTGCCGGCAAGAACAGGAAAAGAATACCGATATCATCAAAAAAACATACCTGTTAATCGACTCCGTTCAGGATCCGGGCAACATGGGAACGATGATTCGGACCGCAGACGCAGCCGGAATCGATGCGGTGATTGTAGGGAATGGCAGCGTTGATATATACAATCCAAAGGTTTTACGCTCAGCGCAAGGAAGTCATTTTCATTTACCAATCGTAACTGGTGACCTAGCAAATTGGATTGATAAGCTTTCAATGGAAAACATCCCAGTTTACGGTACTTCACTAGAAAACGGGCAAATATTAACTAATGTTTCGCCGACAGAATCATTCGCATTAATTGTTGGTAACGAAGGGAACGGGGTTAGTCAACAACTGCTTGAGAAAACAACGGAAAACTTGTATATTCCGATTTTGGGACAAAGTGAATCATTAAACGTCGCTGTTGCAACGGGAATTCTTCTTTATTTTTTAAAAAAAGTCTTATAA
- the rpmI gene encoding 50S ribosomal protein L35 yields MPKMKTHRGAAKRFKKTGSGKLKRGHAYTSHLFANKSTKAKRKLRKASLVSKGDFKRIRQLLTYMK; encoded by the coding sequence ATGCCAAAAATGAAAACTCATCGTGGCGCTGCTAAGCGTTTCAAGAAAACTGGTTCTGGCAAATTAAAACGTGGTCATGCATATACAAGCCACTTATTTGCAAATAAATCAACAAAAGCTAAGCGTAAACTTCGCAAAGCATCGCTTGTATCTAAAGGTGATTTCAAACGCATTCGTCAATTATTAACTTACATGAAGTAA
- the infC gene encoding translation initiation factor IF-3 produces the protein MLLNEGIRAREVRLIDQNGEQLGIKSKIEALEIAARVNLDLVLVAPNAKPPVGRIMDYGKFRFEQQKKEKEARKNQKIITTKEVRLSPTIDEHDFNTKLKNAIKFLEKGDKVKASIRFKGRAITHKEIGQRVLVRFSEACTEVATVESYPKMDGRSMFMVLAPKNDK, from the coding sequence ATGTTGTTAAACGAGGGTATTCGTGCCCGTGAAGTTCGTCTTATTGACCAGAATGGCGAGCAATTAGGGATTAAGTCAAAAATTGAAGCGCTTGAGATTGCAGCGCGCGTCAATCTTGATCTCGTTTTAGTTGCACCGAATGCAAAGCCTCCGGTAGGCCGTATTATGGACTACGGAAAATTTAGATTCGAGCAACAAAAGAAGGAAAAAGAAGCACGTAAAAATCAAAAGATTATTACGACTAAAGAAGTTCGCTTAAGCCCAACTATTGATGAGCATGATTTTAATACAAAATTAAAAAATGCGATTAAATTCTTGGAAAAAGGCGATAAAGTAAAAGCATCGATTCGCTTCAAAGGTCGTGCGATTACGCATAAAGAAATAGGCCAACGTGTTTTAGTTCGTTTTTCGGAAGCTTGCACTGAAGTTGCAACAGTTGAATCATATCCGAAAATGGATGGCCGGAGCATGTTTATGGTCTTAGCACCTAAAAACGACAAGTAA
- a CDS encoding CvpA family protein yields the protein MLDLIIIILFISGLFIGFRRGLILQIIHLTGFIIAFIVAKMYGNQLAEKLVLWVPYPDFGGDTPMNFLFNGGNLENAYYRGIAFVIIFFTVKIVLQIIGSMLEFIAHLPLLKQMNTLAGGFLGFIEVYLIIFIVLYIAALIPIEFIQTALHNSLLAEGIVKHTPLLSQDIKELWIDVKA from the coding sequence ATGCTTGATCTAATCATTATTATTTTATTTATCTCTGGTTTGTTTATCGGTTTTAGAAGAGGGTTAATTTTACAAATCATCCATCTTACCGGCTTTATTATTGCTTTTATCGTAGCAAAAATGTATGGAAATCAATTGGCTGAGAAGCTAGTTCTATGGGTTCCTTATCCGGACTTTGGCGGTGACACACCAATGAATTTTCTTTTTAATGGTGGTAATCTTGAAAATGCCTATTATCGTGGAATTGCATTTGTGATTATTTTCTTTACTGTGAAGATTGTCTTGCAAATTATTGGTTCGATGCTGGAGTTTATTGCTCATTTACCTTTACTAAAACAAATGAATACTTTGGCAGGTGGGTTCTTAGGATTTATCGAGGTTTATTTGATTATTTTTATTGTTTTATATATTGCCGCCTTAATACCGATTGAGTTTATCCAGACCGCCCTACATAATTCTTTATTAGCTGAAGGTATCGTCAAACATACTCCACTTTTGTCTCAGGATATTAAAGAACTTTGGATTGATGTGAAAGCATAA
- a CDS encoding DUF1294 domain-containing protein, whose translation MTTFNWVLLFINLIGFFIMGEDKRRARQHRYRISERTLWMLATIGGAVGMTIAMKYFHHKTKHTAFKYGFPVLAIIDIILYGYYFVY comes from the coding sequence GTGACGACTTTTAATTGGGTATTATTATTTATAAATCTTATTGGTTTTTTTATAATGGGAGAAGACAAACGGAGGGCTAGACAGCACCGGTACCGTATTTCGGAACGAACGCTTTGGATGTTAGCTACCATTGGTGGAGCGGTCGGAATGACCATTGCGATGAAGTATTTTCATCATAAAACAAAGCATACAGCCTTTAAGTATGGTTTTCCGGTACTAGCTATCATCGATATCATTTTGTATGGCTATTATTTTGTTTATTAG
- the thrS gene encoding threonine--tRNA ligase, translated as MADVVKISFPDGSVKEFPKGTTTEEIAASISPGLRKKAIAGKLNGIMYDLRRQIEEDGAIEIVTPEHQDALEVLRHSTAHLMAQAIKRLYKNVKLGVGPVIEGGFYYDVDLDESLTAEDLPLIEKEMTKIVNENIEIVRQEVSRDEAVQIFKGIDDEYKLELIEAIPADESVTLYKQGEFFDLCRGVHVPTTGKIKEFKLLSIAGAYWRGNSDNKMLQRIYGTAFYKKEDLAEHLRLLEEAKERDHRKIGKELNLFTTSQKVGQGLPLWLPKGATIRRIIERYIVDKEVSLGYDHVYTPIMASVELYKTSGHWDHYQEDMFPVMDMDNEQLVLRPMNCPHHMMVYKDSMHSYRELPIRIAELGTMHRYEMSGALSGLQRVRGMTLNDAHTFVRPDQIKDEFKRVVNLILEVYKDFDLNDYSFRLSYRDPQDTEKYFDDDAMWEKAQSMLKDAMDDLGLDYYEAEGEAAFYGPKLDVQVKTALGKDETLSTVQLDFLLPERFDLTYVGEDGKQHRPVVIHRGVVSTMERFVAFLIEEYKGAFPTWLAPVQVQVIPVSPDVHFDYAKEVLEQLKSQGFRVELDDRNEKIGYKIREAQMQKIPYMLVVGDKEVETKSVNVRKYGEQNSETVSFEQFLANIKAEVNH; from the coding sequence ATGGCAGACGTTGTAAAAATTTCGTTTCCAGATGGATCAGTAAAGGAGTTTCCAAAAGGAACGACAACAGAAGAAATTGCTGCATCGATAAGCCCGGGGCTAAGAAAGAAAGCCATTGCTGGTAAGCTGAACGGGATTATGTATGATCTTCGTCGTCAGATTGAAGAAGATGGAGCAATTGAAATCGTTACTCCAGAACATCAGGATGCTTTAGAAGTACTTCGACATAGTACTGCTCACTTAATGGCCCAAGCAATTAAACGTTTATATAAAAATGTAAAACTTGGTGTTGGTCCCGTAATCGAAGGTGGCTTTTATTATGATGTTGACCTTGACGAATCATTAACGGCAGAAGACCTACCACTAATCGAAAAAGAAATGACAAAAATCGTCAATGAAAACATCGAAATTGTTCGTCAAGAAGTAAGCCGTGATGAAGCAGTCCAGATTTTTAAAGGGATTGATGATGAATATAAGCTGGAATTAATTGAAGCGATTCCTGCAGATGAGTCGGTTACGCTTTACAAGCAGGGAGAATTCTTTGATCTTTGTCGGGGTGTTCATGTTCCAACAACTGGAAAAATTAAAGAGTTTAAATTATTGAGCATTGCCGGTGCATACTGGCGCGGTAACAGTGATAATAAAATGCTTCAACGTATCTATGGAACAGCTTTTTACAAAAAAGAGGATCTTGCTGAGCACCTTAGACTTCTAGAGGAAGCAAAAGAACGTGATCATCGGAAGATTGGTAAAGAATTAAATTTATTCACTACGTCCCAAAAGGTTGGCCAAGGTTTACCATTGTGGCTTCCAAAGGGCGCTACCATTCGCCGGATTATTGAGCGTTATATCGTCGATAAGGAAGTTAGCTTGGGTTATGATCACGTCTATACTCCAATCATGGCAAGTGTAGAGTTATATAAAACATCTGGGCATTGGGACCACTACCAGGAGGATATGTTCCCGGTTATGGATATGGACAATGAACAACTTGTCCTACGTCCAATGAACTGCCCGCACCATATGATGGTTTATAAAGACAGCATGCACAGCTACCGTGAACTGCCGATTCGGATTGCTGAGCTTGGCACGATGCATCGCTATGAAATGTCCGGTGCCTTATCAGGTCTACAGCGTGTACGGGGTATGACGTTAAATGACGCTCATACGTTTGTCCGCCCTGATCAAATCAAGGATGAGTTCAAACGAGTGGTTAACCTTATTTTAGAAGTGTATAAGGATTTCGATCTTAACGACTATTCCTTCCGCTTATCCTATCGCGACCCGCAAGACACTGAAAAGTATTTTGATGATGATGCAATGTGGGAGAAAGCGCAAAGCATGTTAAAAGACGCGATGGATGATTTAGGTCTAGATTATTATGAAGCAGAAGGCGAAGCCGCTTTCTATGGTCCAAAGCTTGACGTTCAGGTGAAAACAGCGCTTGGTAAGGATGAGACTTTGTCTACTGTGCAGCTTGATTTCTTATTACCGGAACGTTTTGACCTTACTTATGTTGGAGAAGACGGGAAACAGCATCGTCCAGTCGTTATTCACCGCGGGGTTGTGTCGACAATGGAACGTTTTGTTGCCTTCTTAATTGAGGAATACAAAGGGGCATTCCCAACATGGTTGGCGCCAGTCCAAGTCCAAGTCATACCTGTTTCTCCTGATGTCCATTTTGATTATGCAAAAGAGGTTCTAGAGCAGCTGAAGTCACAAGGGTTCCGTGTTGAATTAGACGATCGTAACGAGAAAATCGGCTATAAAATTCGCGAAGCGCAAATGCAAAAAATCCCTTATATGCTTGTTGTTGGTGACAAAGAAGTTGAGACTAAATCTGTTAATGTTCGCAAATATGGTGAGCAAAATTCCGAAACAGTCTCATTTGAACAATTTTTGGCGAATATAAAGGCTGAAGTAAACCACTAA
- the dut gene encoding dUTP diphosphatase: MYNVKVKLMNKDALVPFQANKGDAGFDLFSAEEKVIKSGEAELISTGIMIELPEGTEAQIRPRSGLALKHSITVLNSPGTIDEGYRGEIKVILINHGKKDFLVESKMRIAQMVVAPVAKINLIQSDELTNTERGEGGFGSSGTK; encoded by the coding sequence ATGTATAATGTAAAGGTTAAATTAATGAATAAGGATGCTCTAGTACCCTTTCAGGCTAATAAAGGTGATGCAGGATTTGATCTGTTTTCTGCCGAAGAAAAGGTAATCAAATCAGGTGAAGCAGAACTAATTAGTACAGGAATAATGATAGAACTACCTGAAGGTACAGAAGCACAAATAAGACCGAGAAGCGGTTTAGCATTAAAACATTCAATTACTGTATTAAATAGTCCAGGGACCATTGACGAAGGTTATAGAGGGGAAATAAAAGTAATATTAATTAATCATGGAAAAAAAGACTTTTTGGTGGAGAGTAAAATGAGAATTGCGCAAATGGTGGTTGCCCCAGTCGCAAAAATCAATCTCATTCAATCAGATGAATTAACGAATACTGAGAGAGGCGAAGGTGGTTTTGGTTCTTCTGGTACAAAATGA
- the zapA gene encoding cell division protein ZapA, translated as MSEPRKNRTTVEIFGQQYTIVGTESNSHIRHVASMVDEKMHEISTSNPSLDINKLAVLTAVNAVNDFIKIKETLESYEKDTERVKD; from the coding sequence TTGTCAGAACCTCGAAAAAATCGAACGACGGTTGAAATATTCGGCCAACAATATACCATTGTAGGCACTGAAAGCAACAGCCATATTCGCCATGTCGCCTCAATGGTTGACGAAAAAATGCACGAAATTAGTACCTCAAATCCTTCACTCGATATCAATAAACTAGCTGTTTTAACTGCAGTAAATGCAGTTAATGATTTTATAAAAATAAAGGAAACACTAGAGTCTTACGAGAAAGATACTGAAAGGGTAAAGGACTAA
- the pheT gene encoding phenylalanine--tRNA ligase subunit beta has protein sequence MFVSYKWLQEYVDLSDITAAELAEKITKSGIEVEGVELLNEGLKGIVVGHVVERVQHPNADKLSKCQVDLGGEAPVQIICGAKNVAQGQKVAVATVGAVLPGNFKIKKAKLRGEESNGMICSLQELGIESKLVAKEYSEGIFVFPNDTEVGQDALALLNRDDEILELSLTPNRADCLSMLGVAYEVAAILGKEVKLPQAEIEASNTNASDFIKVSVEANSDNPLYTAKVIKNVKIGPSPLWMQTRLMAAGIRPHNNVVDITNYILIEYGQPLHAFDYDRLGSKEILVRRALDGEEIETLDDVKRTLTSEHLVITNGSAPIALAGVMGGANSEVQADTTTVLLESAYFTGGVIRKASKDHGLRSEASTRYEKGVDPNRVRAAANRAADLIAKYASGEVLDGSVEVDTLEANPAVVSITLDKINRVIGTQLTLSEVQAIFSRLQFEFVADNDTITVTVPSRRGDITIEEDLIEEVARLYGYDNLPMTLPVGVSTPGHLTDYQQKRRVVRRFLEGAGLYQAVTYSLTSEDKATQFAIEKREPIRLAMPMSEERSMLRVSIVPQLLEALKYNTARQNDSIGVYEAGAVFLANGSETLPEEQEHLAGAITGLWQSHPWQGEKKPVDFYVLKGILEGLFGKLGLTDKVDYRQVALENMHPGRTATVLINGETIGFIGQIHPSVQKDLDLKDTYVFELSLKVLLETAIAPLRYETIPRYPSITRDIALVVEKEKTAGELEQIIVQAGGTLLKEVSVFDLYEGERMEQGKKSIAFSLKYFDPERTLTDEDVTKTHDKVLSAVEEKAGAVLRG, from the coding sequence ATGTTCGTATCATATAAATGGTTGCAGGAATACGTAGATTTATCTGATATTACTGCAGCAGAGCTAGCTGAAAAGATCACAAAAAGCGGTATTGAGGTTGAGGGAGTTGAGCTCCTTAACGAGGGATTAAAAGGCATAGTAGTTGGACATGTAGTTGAACGTGTACAACATCCAAATGCTGATAAATTGAGTAAATGCCAAGTAGATCTTGGTGGAGAAGCTCCCGTGCAAATTATTTGCGGTGCCAAAAATGTAGCCCAAGGTCAAAAGGTTGCCGTGGCAACAGTTGGTGCAGTTCTACCGGGTAATTTTAAAATAAAAAAGGCCAAGCTACGCGGTGAAGAATCGAACGGAATGATTTGTTCTTTACAGGAGCTAGGAATTGAAAGCAAGCTTGTAGCTAAGGAATATTCTGAAGGAATTTTTGTGTTCCCGAACGATACAGAAGTTGGGCAAGATGCTTTAGCACTTTTAAATAGAGATGATGAAATTCTTGAGCTAAGCTTAACACCCAACCGCGCTGATTGCCTCAGTATGTTAGGCGTTGCTTATGAGGTTGCAGCGATTCTAGGGAAAGAAGTTAAGTTGCCCCAGGCTGAAATAGAGGCATCAAACACAAATGCTTCAGATTTTATTAAGGTTAGCGTTGAAGCAAACAGTGATAATCCGCTCTATACGGCAAAGGTGATTAAGAATGTTAAAATCGGTCCATCACCGCTGTGGATGCAAACACGGCTTATGGCTGCAGGAATCCGTCCGCATAATAATGTTGTTGATATTACAAATTATATTTTGATTGAATATGGTCAACCGTTACATGCATTCGATTATGACCGTCTAGGTTCAAAAGAAATTCTTGTTCGTCGTGCGTTGGACGGAGAAGAAATCGAAACATTAGATGATGTAAAACGGACATTAACTTCAGAACATCTCGTGATCACAAACGGATCAGCTCCAATCGCCCTAGCAGGTGTAATGGGTGGAGCGAACTCTGAAGTTCAAGCCGATACAACCACTGTTTTATTAGAATCAGCCTATTTCACAGGTGGAGTGATTCGTAAAGCATCTAAGGATCACGGATTAAGAAGTGAAGCGAGTACACGGTATGAAAAGGGAGTTGATCCAAACCGAGTTCGAGCCGCAGCAAACAGAGCCGCAGATTTAATAGCAAAATATGCGAGTGGTGAAGTGCTTGATGGTTCAGTCGAAGTGGATACACTTGAGGCCAATCCTGCAGTTGTTTCAATCACGCTTGATAAAATAAATCGGGTTATCGGCACCCAATTAACGTTATCTGAAGTTCAAGCTATTTTCTCGCGCCTTCAATTTGAGTTTGTAGCAGATAACGATACGATTACAGTCACAGTGCCATCTCGTCGTGGTGATATAACAATTGAAGAAGATTTGATTGAAGAAGTGGCTCGGCTTTACGGTTATGATAATTTACCAATGACCCTTCCAGTGGGTGTATCCACTCCAGGACATCTCACTGACTACCAACAGAAACGTCGAGTTGTAAGGAGATTTTTAGAAGGTGCAGGTCTTTATCAAGCGGTCACTTATTCGTTAACGAGTGAAGATAAGGCGACTCAATTTGCCATTGAAAAAAGAGAGCCAATTCGTCTGGCAATGCCAATGAGTGAAGAACGTAGCATGCTTCGGGTCAGCATTGTTCCGCAATTATTGGAGGCATTAAAATATAACACAGCACGTCAAAACGACAGTATTGGTGTGTATGAAGCAGGAGCAGTTTTCTTAGCGAACGGCAGCGAGACTCTTCCAGAAGAGCAAGAACATTTAGCGGGTGCTATAACTGGTTTATGGCAGTCACATCCATGGCAAGGTGAAAAGAAGCCAGTAGACTTCTATGTGCTAAAGGGAATTCTTGAAGGTTTGTTTGGTAAGCTGGGTCTTACCGACAAGGTAGACTATCGCCAGGTAGCATTGGAAAATATGCACCCTGGACGAACAGCTACAGTGCTTATTAATGGCGAAACAATTGGGTTTATTGGCCAAATCCATCCAAGTGTTCAAAAAGATCTTGATTTGAAAGATACCTATGTATTCGAATTATCATTAAAGGTTTTATTAGAAACAGCAATCGCGCCCCTTCGTTACGAAACGATCCCGCGTTACCCATCGATCACACGTGACATTGCGCTTGTAGTTGAAAAAGAAAAGACTGCTGGGGAGCTTGAACAAATCATTGTCCAAGCTGGTGGGACATTATTAAAAGAAGTAAGTGTATTCGATTTATATGAAGGTGAACGGATGGAACAAGGTAAAAAATCAATCGCCTTCTCTCTAAAATACTTTGATCCAGAACGCACTCTAACAGATGAAGATGTTACAAAAACACATGATAAAGTATTATCAGCTGTTGAAGAAAAAGCAGGGGCCGTTTTAAGAGGCTAA
- the sspI gene encoding small acid-soluble spore protein SspI — translation MDLNLRHAIIQNVTGNSQDELRDTIVDAIQNGEEKMLPGLGVLFEVIWQNASEQDRNEMLGFLETGLKR, via the coding sequence ATGGATTTAAATTTACGGCATGCAATTATCCAAAATGTAACAGGTAATTCACAAGACGAACTGCGTGATACGATTGTCGATGCAATTCAAAATGGTGAGGAAAAGATGCTACCAGGTCTTGGTGTTTTGTTTGAAGTCATTTGGCAAAATGCATCCGAGCAGGACCGCAACGAAATGCTAGGGTTTCTCGAAACTGGCCTAAAGCGTTAA
- a CDS encoding M42 family metallopeptidase codes for MAKFDETLMMLKELTDAKGIPGNEREPREVMKKYIAPFSDEITTDNLGSLIAKKVGKAGGPKIMVAGHLDEVGFMITNIDDKGFLRFQTVGGWWSQVMLAQRVTIVTSKGEVTGVIGSKPPHILSADARKKPVEIKDMFIDIGASSREEAKKWGVKPGDMVVPYFEFTVMNNEKMLLAKAWDNRIGCAIAIEVLRRLKDTEHPNVVYGVGTVQEEVGTRGARTSANKIEPDIAFGVDVGIAGDTPGVSEKEALGKMGKGPQIILYDASMVSHKGLRDFITNVADEQEIPYQYDAIPGGGTDSGAIHLSHNGVPAVSIGIATRYIHSHAAMLHRDDFENTVKLIVELIKRLDQKTVDAITYQ; via the coding sequence ATGGCTAAATTTGATGAAACATTAATGATGTTAAAAGAATTAACAGATGCCAAAGGTATTCCCGGTAATGAACGCGAGCCTCGCGAAGTGATGAAAAAATACATAGCACCATTTTCTGATGAAATTACCACCGATAATCTTGGTAGCTTAATTGCCAAAAAAGTAGGAAAAGCTGGCGGTCCGAAAATTATGGTTGCTGGCCATTTGGATGAAGTAGGCTTTATGATTACAAATATTGATGACAAAGGCTTTCTTCGCTTTCAAACGGTTGGTGGCTGGTGGTCACAGGTTATGCTCGCACAACGTGTGACGATTGTAACGAGCAAAGGCGAAGTCACCGGGGTAATTGGGTCGAAGCCGCCGCATATCCTTTCTGCTGATGCTCGCAAAAAGCCAGTTGAAATTAAAGATATGTTTATCGATATTGGGGCGTCAAGTCGTGAAGAGGCAAAGAAATGGGGAGTTAAGCCAGGAGATATGGTGGTACCTTATTTCGAATTCACTGTGATGAACAATGAAAAAATGCTGTTAGCAAAAGCTTGGGATAACCGGATTGGTTGTGCAATCGCAATTGAGGTCCTAAGAAGGTTAAAAGATACAGAACACCCTAACGTTGTATACGGTGTTGGAACAGTCCAAGAAGAGGTCGGCACTCGTGGTGCTCGTACATCGGCTAACAAAATCGAACCAGATATTGCTTTTGGCGTAGATGTGGGAATTGCAGGGGACACCCCAGGAGTATCAGAAAAAGAAGCTCTTGGTAAAATGGGAAAAGGACCGCAAATTATTCTTTATGATGCATCAATGGTTTCCCATAAAGGATTACGAGATTTTATTACCAATGTAGCAGATGAACAAGAAATTCCTTATCAATATGATGCCATTCCAGGTGGAGGAACGGATTCTGGTGCTATTCACCTGTCTCATAATGGTGTTCCAGCTGTATCGATTGGGATTGCTACTCGTTATATCCATTCACATGCAGCGATGCTCCATCGTGATGACTTTGAGAACACCGTTAAATTAATTGTGGAATTGATAAAGCGTTTGGACCAAAAAACAGTCGATGCGATAACTTATCAATAA
- the pheS gene encoding phenylalanine--tRNA ligase subunit alpha, translated as MQERLKELQTEALQQIEQSTNLKELNDIRVAYLGKKGPITEVLRGMGKLSAEERPKMGALVNEVREGIASKIELKQQKLEEAAINEKLAGETIDVTLPGRPVKVGNHHPLTRVIEEVEDLFVGMGYTVAEGPEVETDYYNFEALNLPKGHPARDMQDSFYITDDILLRTHTSPMQARTMEKKQGKGPVKIICPGKVYRRDNDDATHSHQFMQIEGLVVDENIRMSDLKGTLDIFAKKMFGEDREIRLRPSFFPFTEPSVEVDISCKICGGKGCNICKGTGWIEVLGAGMVHPNVLEMAGYDSEKYTGFAFGIGAERIAMLKYGVDDIRHYYTNDIRFLKQFSLHESL; from the coding sequence ATGCAGGAAAGATTAAAGGAACTGCAAACTGAGGCTCTTCAACAAATTGAGCAATCAACGAATCTGAAAGAACTCAACGACATTCGCGTAGCTTACTTAGGTAAAAAGGGCCCGATTACTGAAGTTCTAAGAGGTATGGGAAAGCTATCTGCTGAGGAACGCCCGAAAATGGGAGCGTTAGTGAACGAGGTACGTGAGGGGATTGCTTCTAAGATTGAACTGAAACAGCAAAAGTTAGAAGAAGCAGCCATTAATGAAAAGTTAGCTGGGGAAACCATTGATGTAACTCTACCAGGTAGACCGGTAAAGGTTGGGAATCACCATCCACTTACAAGAGTCATTGAAGAAGTTGAAGACTTATTTGTGGGCATGGGTTATACCGTTGCTGAGGGTCCTGAAGTGGAAACTGACTATTATAATTTTGAAGCATTAAACTTACCAAAAGGACACCCGGCTCGTGATATGCAGGATTCCTTCTATATTACCGATGATATTTTACTTCGTACCCATACATCCCCAATGCAAGCTCGGACAATGGAGAAGAAGCAAGGAAAAGGTCCTGTAAAAATCATTTGTCCAGGAAAGGTTTACCGTCGTGACAACGATGATGCTACACATTCCCATCAATTTATGCAAATCGAAGGATTAGTCGTTGATGAGAATATTCGCATGAGTGATTTAAAAGGAACCTTGGATATTTTTGCGAAAAAGATGTTTGGAGAAGACAGAGAAATCCGCTTAAGACCGAGCTTTTTTCCATTCACTGAACCATCAGTTGAAGTGGATATTTCTTGTAAAATATGTGGAGGAAAAGGCTGTAACATTTGTAAGGGTACTGGCTGGATTGAAGTGTTGGGTGCAGGGATGGTCCATCCTAATGTCCTTGAGATGGCTGGATATGACTCCGAAAAATACACTGGATTTGCGTTTGGTATCGGTGCGGAAAGAATTGCGATGCTGAAATATGGTGTGGATGATATTCGCCACTACTATACAAATGATATTCGCTTCTTAAAACAATTCTCATTGCACGAATCATTATAA
- the rplT gene encoding 50S ribosomal protein L20 yields the protein MPRVKGGTVTRKRRKKVIKLAKGYYGSKHTLYKVANQQVMKSLMYAFRDRRQKKRDFRKLWITRINAAARINGLSYSRLMHGLKLAGIEVNRKMLSDLAITDEKAFAELAAAAKAQINK from the coding sequence ATGCCACGTGTAAAAGGCGGGACAGTTACTCGCAAACGTCGTAAAAAAGTAATTAAATTAGCAAAAGGTTATTACGGTTCGAAACATACATTATATAAAGTTGCTAACCAACAGGTAATGAAATCTTTAATGTATGCATTCCGCGATCGTCGCCAAAAGAAACGCGACTTCCGCAAATTATGGATCACTCGTATCAATGCAGCAGCACGCATAAATGGTCTTTCTTATAGCCGTTTAATGCATGGTTTAAAGCTTGCTGGTATCGAAGTGAACCGTAAAATGCTTTCTGATCTTGCTATCACAGACGAAAAAGCATTTGCTGAATTAGCAGCAGCTGCAAAAGCTCAAATCAATAAATAA